The following are encoded in a window of Halorarum salinum genomic DNA:
- a CDS encoding HFX_2341 family transcriptional regulator: protein MQTHVVPVGFDYDRLIAPLVRDQLDVDRVVLLEGAVGSEANVEYSRTLARKLEADFGNLLGAETERVAVADVYDYDAAFEQAYDLINSELDAGAEVWVNVSAMPRPVSFAFATAAHSITLERQADRDRIHTYYTAPEKYLETELAEELRAGRDLLADLRSGEDVDEERVVERLRAAGDLLEEFDERGVTIGAKEIDGSHVVELPVASFSNVKPFEEVILFELGEHGEFESVSDLAKALAEELNEEYTDAFRSKVIYNVDRLGPGGKGYVEQESAGKSYRTQLSRIGELWVRAHHQDEEGELGEAE from the coding sequence ATGCAGACGCACGTCGTCCCGGTCGGCTTCGACTACGACCGGCTCATCGCGCCGCTGGTCCGCGACCAGCTCGACGTGGACCGGGTCGTCCTCCTCGAGGGCGCGGTGGGGAGCGAGGCCAACGTCGAGTACTCCCGGACCCTCGCCAGGAAGCTCGAGGCCGACTTCGGCAACCTGCTCGGCGCCGAGACCGAGCGCGTCGCCGTGGCCGACGTGTACGACTACGACGCCGCCTTCGAACAGGCGTACGACCTCATCAACTCCGAACTCGACGCCGGCGCGGAGGTGTGGGTGAACGTCTCCGCGATGCCCCGGCCCGTCTCGTTCGCGTTCGCCACCGCGGCCCACTCGATCACGCTGGAGCGGCAGGCGGACCGCGACCGCATTCACACCTACTACACCGCCCCCGAGAAGTACCTCGAGACCGAACTCGCCGAGGAACTCCGTGCCGGGCGGGACCTCCTCGCGGACCTCCGGTCGGGCGAGGACGTGGACGAGGAGCGCGTCGTCGAACGCCTTCGCGCGGCCGGCGACCTCCTGGAGGAGTTCGACGAGCGCGGCGTGACCATCGGCGCCAAGGAGATCGACGGGAGCCACGTCGTCGAACTCCCGGTCGCCTCCTTCTCGAACGTGAAGCCGTTCGAGGAGGTGATCCTCTTCGAACTCGGCGAACACGGCGAGTTCGAGTCGGTGAGCGACCTCGCCAAGGCGCTCGCCGAGGAGTTGAACGAGGAGTACACCGACGCGTTCCGCTCGAAGGTCATCTACAACGTCGACCGGCTCGGCCCCGGCGGGAAGGGGTACGTCGAACAGGAGTCCGCCGGCAAGTCCTACCGGACCCAGCTCTCGCGCATCGGGGAGCTGTGGGTCAGGGCGCACCACCAGGACGAGGAGGGCGAGCTGGGCGAAGCCGAGTGA
- a CDS encoding S9 family peptidase, whose protein sequence is MDADFSVEDALSLRTVSAPAWNDDASRAGYLRFGDGETTFAHGAPGGDPTAVPGPVGGFDWRPGHPDGVALAADGDVTLRDVSTGESRTLASADADHAGVTWAGPDRLLYVRDCSVWGHDLADGGVAELLTDVRSTPFGVAPLAVSPDDELVATVRDADDGPGELVVYDVDLGEHVRGWRPPNDRVVAGYDWVGPDHLVYALDDTDASARRFRSVRVGVDDGPGVTLLSETSDVVCVEPTPVGADDGWFACLSDRDGHAHLYLVDAGARRAAVASDADGEAAPGFDGEGVVRVTEGAFEARGDATDLPAWSPDGERVAFVTNEADAGERRLHVADREGTVERVVDESANVHSVDWGANDRLLCVRAGRTEPADVCALESGAEGRSDADDPYVRVSDAYPDRERLSAFPEPEPVSFDGTGGETVRGYLYLPDGEDGAWAGDDRPAVVWCHGGPVRQMRRGFHHMRSYAFFHLFNHVLVSRGYAVLELNYRGGIGYGHEFEQGVAGAIGVDDVDDCVRAAEFLRGRPEVGDRVGLWGLSYGGFLANAVATKTDAYDAAVNFAGIWDWREWVRYAESFGWGAARRFRAQFGGGPDDPGTAEAYEVASPCEFAGDLDAPLFALHGTDDPNVHFEQMDLLVDELVDRGAEFETAYYPGEDHMFREPATWRDAMGRVLPFLDGHLRE, encoded by the coding sequence ATGGACGCCGACTTCTCCGTCGAGGACGCGCTCTCGCTCCGGACCGTCTCCGCGCCGGCGTGGAACGACGACGCCTCGCGCGCGGGCTACCTCCGGTTCGGGGACGGGGAGACGACGTTCGCGCACGGCGCCCCCGGCGGCGACCCGACCGCCGTCCCCGGCCCGGTCGGCGGGTTCGACTGGCGCCCCGGCCACCCCGACGGGGTCGCGCTGGCGGCCGACGGCGACGTGACCCTCCGCGACGTCTCGACGGGCGAGTCGCGCACGCTCGCGTCGGCGGACGCCGACCACGCCGGCGTGACGTGGGCCGGCCCCGACCGGTTGCTGTACGTCCGTGACTGCTCGGTCTGGGGCCACGACCTCGCTGACGGCGGCGTGGCCGAACTGCTGACCGACGTCCGGAGCACGCCGTTCGGCGTCGCGCCGCTGGCCGTCTCACCGGACGACGAACTGGTCGCGACGGTCCGCGACGCGGACGACGGTCCCGGCGAACTCGTCGTGTACGACGTGGACCTGGGGGAGCACGTCCGCGGCTGGCGGCCGCCGAACGACCGCGTCGTCGCCGGCTACGACTGGGTCGGCCCGGACCACCTCGTCTACGCGCTGGACGACACGGACGCGTCTGCCCGCCGGTTCCGGTCGGTCCGCGTCGGCGTCGACGACGGGCCGGGCGTCACGCTGCTCTCGGAGACGTCGGACGTGGTCTGTGTCGAGCCGACCCCCGTCGGGGCCGACGACGGCTGGTTCGCCTGCCTCTCGGACCGCGACGGCCACGCCCACCTCTACCTCGTCGACGCCGGCGCGCGTCGGGCAGCGGTCGCGAGCGATGCGGACGGCGAGGCCGCCCCGGGGTTCGACGGGGAGGGCGTCGTCCGCGTCACCGAGGGCGCGTTCGAGGCACGCGGGGACGCGACGGACCTGCCGGCGTGGTCGCCCGACGGCGAGCGCGTCGCCTTCGTGACGAACGAGGCGGACGCCGGGGAGCGCAGGCTCCACGTGGCCGACCGGGAGGGGACCGTCGAACGCGTCGTGGACGAGTCGGCGAACGTCCACTCGGTGGACTGGGGGGCGAACGACCGACTGCTGTGCGTCCGTGCGGGACGGACCGAACCGGCCGACGTGTGCGCGCTGGAGTCGGGCGCCGAGGGGCGGTCCGACGCGGACGACCCCTACGTCCGCGTCTCCGACGCGTACCCCGACCGCGAGCGCCTCTCGGCGTTCCCGGAGCCCGAACCGGTGTCGTTCGACGGGACGGGCGGGGAGACGGTTCGGGGGTACCTCTACCTCCCCGACGGGGAGGACGGGGCGTGGGCCGGCGACGACCGTCCCGCGGTGGTGTGGTGCCACGGCGGCCCGGTCCGCCAGATGCGCCGGGGGTTCCACCACATGCGGTCGTACGCGTTCTTCCACCTGTTCAACCACGTCCTCGTCTCGCGCGGCTACGCCGTCCTCGAACTGAACTACCGCGGCGGCATCGGCTACGGGCACGAGTTCGAGCAGGGCGTCGCCGGCGCCATCGGCGTCGACGACGTGGACGACTGCGTCCGCGCGGCCGAGTTCCTCCGCGGGCGTCCCGAGGTGGGCGACCGTGTGGGGCTGTGGGGGCTGAGCTACGGCGGCTTCCTGGCGAACGCGGTCGCGACGAAGACGGACGCCTACGACGCCGCCGTCAACTTCGCCGGCATCTGGGACTGGCGCGAGTGGGTCCGCTACGCGGAGTCGTTCGGCTGGGGCGCGGCCCGGCGGTTCCGGGCCCAGTTCGGCGGCGGCCCCGACGACCCCGGGACGGCGGAGGCCTACGAGGTCGCTTCCCCGTGCGAGTTCGCCGGCGACCTCGACGCGCCGCTGTTCGCGCTCCACGGCACCGACGACCCGAACGTCCACTTCGAGCAGATGGACCTGCTCGTGGACGAGCTGGTGGACCGCGGCGCGGAGTTCGAGACGGCATACTACCCGGGGGAGGACCACATGTTCCGGGAGCCCGCGACGTGGCGGGACGCGATGGGTCGAGTGCTGCCGTTCCTCGACGGCCACCTGCGGGAGTAG
- a CDS encoding enolase-like domain-containing protein, with amino-acid sequence MALFDAVADLPLSIESVGLRRRASDTSSGFERVTTTFRLRGGGELGRGEDVTYDAPDHDALFADPTGATAAAVPADGDAAADFSALVGDWTFAEFSGFLADADLFPRGEPERETGRPYRRWAVESAALDLALRQVDTHLGDSVGRDREPVRFVASTRLGDPPTTDRVDALVERVPGIEFKLDPTSDWPDAVFDGLPADRVRILDLKGLYEGTDVDQAPDPEFYERVLAAFPGAVVEDPRLTAETRPVLEGQEGRVSWDYPITGVESVEALPFEPRWLNVKPSRFGSVRSLSETIEWAEARDVSLYGGGQFELGVGRSQLQTLASLFYPAGPNDVAPSAFNAAVIPDRLPASPLAPSAAPRGLDF; translated from the coding sequence ATGGCACTCTTCGACGCGGTCGCCGACCTCCCGCTCTCGATCGAGTCGGTCGGCCTGCGGCGGCGCGCGAGCGACACCTCCTCCGGCTTCGAACGCGTGACGACCACGTTCAGGCTCCGCGGGGGCGGCGAACTGGGGCGGGGCGAGGACGTCACCTACGACGCGCCGGACCACGACGCGCTGTTCGCGGACCCGACCGGCGCCACCGCCGCGGCCGTCCCCGCCGACGGCGACGCCGCGGCTGACTTCTCGGCCCTGGTCGGCGACTGGACGTTCGCGGAGTTCTCCGGGTTCCTGGCGGACGCCGACCTGTTCCCGCGGGGCGAGCCCGAACGGGAGACCGGCCGGCCGTACCGCCGCTGGGCCGTGGAGAGCGCGGCGCTCGACCTGGCGCTCCGCCAGGTCGACACCCACCTCGGCGACTCCGTGGGACGGGACCGCGAGCCCGTCCGGTTCGTCGCCTCGACGCGGCTGGGCGACCCGCCGACGACCGACCGCGTCGACGCCCTGGTCGAGCGCGTCCCCGGGATCGAGTTCAAACTGGACCCAACGAGCGACTGGCCCGACGCGGTGTTCGACGGCCTGCCCGCGGATCGGGTTCGCATCCTCGACCTGAAGGGGCTCTACGAGGGGACCGACGTGGACCAGGCGCCCGACCCGGAGTTCTACGAGCGCGTGCTGGCCGCGTTCCCCGGGGCGGTCGTCGAGGACCCACGGCTCACCGCGGAGACCCGCCCCGTCCTCGAGGGCCAGGAGGGACGCGTCTCGTGGGACTACCCGATCACCGGCGTCGAGAGCGTCGAGGCGCTGCCGTTCGAGCCGCGGTGGCTGAACGTGAAGCCCTCCCGGTTCGGCTCGGTCCGGTCGCTGTCCGAGACGATCGAGTGGGCCGAGGCGCGCGACGTCTCGCTGTACGGCGGCGGGCAGTTCGAACTGGGCGTCGGTCGGTCACAGCTCCAGACGCTCGCGTCGCTGTTCTACCCGGCGGGCCCCAACGACGTGGCGCCCTCGGCGTTCAACGCGGCGGTCATCCCGGACCGACTCCCCGCGAGTCCGCTCGCGCCCTCGGCCGCCCCCCGCGGGCTGGACTTCTGA
- a CDS encoding DUF1405 domain-containing protein gives MDSAADVRALFAADGLPEPDDLPRYVAPLPRWLENFGLRFAGVIALINLVGTAFGFWYYGLRPVPASEPLIAGQFSGEPAVMWAFVPDSPVATLFIAVALGLWWLGRPSEYWNALAFFGCWKLGLWTPFVLLAFADGFLASTAVPMYLFLFFSHLAMVLEAFLIHRFSAFPLRAVAVAAAWYGLNDLVDYVVPVVGTPHHTLVPGQAYDAAAGGFTHPPEIHALAAAGAVTLTVTATLLAVATNRAKAAAAGATD, from the coding sequence ATGGACTCCGCCGCCGACGTTCGGGCGCTGTTCGCCGCCGACGGACTCCCCGAACCGGACGACCTCCCGCGGTACGTCGCGCCCCTCCCCCGCTGGCTGGAGAACTTCGGCCTCCGGTTCGCGGGCGTCATCGCGCTGATCAACCTCGTCGGGACCGCGTTCGGCTTCTGGTACTACGGCCTCCGCCCGGTTCCGGCCTCCGAGCCGCTGATCGCCGGCCAGTTCTCGGGGGAGCCGGCCGTCATGTGGGCGTTCGTCCCGGACAGCCCCGTGGCGACGCTGTTCATCGCGGTCGCGCTGGGGCTGTGGTGGCTCGGCAGGCCGAGCGAGTACTGGAACGCGCTCGCGTTCTTCGGCTGCTGGAAGCTCGGGCTCTGGACGCCGTTCGTCCTGCTGGCGTTCGCGGACGGCTTCCTCGCGAGCACGGCGGTTCCGATGTACCTGTTCCTGTTCTTCTCGCATCTCGCGATGGTGCTGGAGGCGTTCCTGATCCACCGCTTCTCGGCGTTCCCGCTCCGCGCCGTCGCGGTCGCGGCCGCGTGGTACGGCCTGAACGACCTCGTCGACTACGTCGTCCCGGTGGTCGGAACGCCCCACCACACGCTCGTCCCCGGACAGGCGTACGACGCCGCGGCCGGCGGCTTCACGCACCCGCCCGAGATCCACGCGCTCGCGGCCGCGGGCGCGGTGACGCTCACCGTGACCGCGACGCTGCTCGCGGTCGCGACGAACCGCGCGAAGGCGGCCGCCGCGGGGGCGACCGACTGA
- a CDS encoding DUF1405 domain-containing protein, which produces MPPDEFVPRDLAAFYLTTPWTVALLLLANGLAFLVGVRYYVETLPAVPTYAWPLYGDSPTAVALGTLVLAAVIPFAGRRLADVPRNRLLDALVTLAVVWLLKTGAWTFLALNVPLVRPDLPADLYVGFGPDSLWAYWGILLTHLAFLLWAGVLAHVGRTSRRLLAGALVLALANDLFDYGFLLGLPLANYPPVRYEPGWLLAAGSVAASLAAVAVAARLLPRRDAAGPGRVESRTP; this is translated from the coding sequence GTGCCACCGGACGAGTTCGTCCCGCGCGACCTGGCGGCGTTCTACCTCACGACACCGTGGACGGTCGCGCTGTTGCTCCTCGCGAACGGGCTGGCGTTCCTCGTCGGCGTAAGGTACTACGTCGAGACGCTCCCCGCGGTGCCGACGTACGCGTGGCCGCTGTACGGCGACTCGCCCACCGCCGTCGCGCTCGGGACGCTGGTGCTGGCGGCGGTGATTCCCTTCGCGGGCCGACGGCTGGCGGACGTGCCGCGGAACCGCCTGCTCGACGCGCTGGTGACGCTCGCGGTCGTCTGGCTCCTGAAGACGGGGGCGTGGACGTTCCTCGCGCTCAACGTCCCGCTGGTCAGGCCCGACCTCCCGGCCGACCTGTACGTCGGCTTCGGCCCGGACTCGCTGTGGGCCTACTGGGGCATCCTCCTCACCCACCTCGCGTTCCTCCTGTGGGCGGGCGTGCTCGCACACGTCGGCCGGACGAGCCGTCGGCTGCTCGCGGGGGCGCTCGTCCTCGCGCTCGCGAACGACCTCTTCGACTACGGCTTCCTTCTCGGCCTCCCGCTGGCGAACTACCCGCCGGTCCGGTACGAACCCGGGTGGCTGCTCGCGGCCGGGAGCGTGGCCGCCTCGCTCGCGGCCGTCGCCGTCGCGGCACGACTGCTCCCGCGACGGGACGCGGCGGGGCCGGGACGGGTCGAGTCCCGGACGCCGTGA
- a CDS encoding ArsR/SmtB family transcription factor gives MDSAVLLDLLGNENRRRILRLLSHKSCYVTEISEYLGVSPKAVIDHLSRLEEAGLVESHTDSRRRKYFHISRDVRLEVNVSRHGFGVKSAYPANPGLDIDGRCPHMRLDDHVPDGTPADRDDLAELATEFDRLQELENELSLAQRWIHGRMTETLDRLNERLGVDADSRFFAELLAAVVATDGSTSAVAETVGADRPTVEEGLRRLESGGLLRKGGDSWALA, from the coding sequence ATGGACTCGGCGGTACTGCTGGATCTCCTGGGCAACGAGAACCGCCGACGCATCCTCCGGCTGCTCTCGCACAAGTCCTGTTACGTGACCGAAATCTCCGAGTACCTCGGGGTGTCGCCGAAGGCGGTCATCGACCACCTCTCGCGGCTGGAGGAGGCGGGGCTCGTCGAGAGCCACACCGACTCCAGGCGGCGCAAGTACTTCCACATCTCCCGGGACGTCCGGCTGGAGGTGAACGTCTCCCGGCACGGGTTCGGCGTCAAGAGCGCCTACCCCGCGAACCCGGGGCTCGACATCGACGGCCGCTGCCCGCACATGAGGCTCGACGACCACGTTCCGGACGGGACGCCCGCGGATCGGGACGACCTGGCGGAGCTGGCGACCGAGTTCGACCGCCTGCAGGAACTGGAGAACGAACTGTCGCTCGCCCAGCGGTGGATCCACGGCCGCATGACCGAGACGCTCGACCGGCTGAACGAACGACTCGGCGTGGACGCGGACTCGCGGTTCTTCGCGGAACTGCTCGCGGCGGTGGTCGCCACCGACGGCTCGACGTCGGCGGTGGCCGAGACGGTCGGCGCCGACCGGCCGACCGTCGAGGAGGGGCTCCGTCGGCTCGAGAGCGGGGGTCTGCTCCGGAAGGGCGGCGACTCCTGGGCGCTCGCGTAG
- the gatD gene encoding Glu-tRNA(Gln) amidotransferase subunit GatD: protein MTPSPGDRVRVTHADVTDEGVLMPSSDADHLVVKLEGGYNVGIARADADVDVLERDAHEVGGDGDDGAASEVEFDDDLPTVSLISTGGTIASTVDYRTGAVTAQFDAEDVLRAVPDLAGRANYRGRVVANILSENMDPEVWQELARAVHEEIEAGADGVVVMHGTDTMQYSASALSFMLDTPVPVVFTGSQRSADRPSSDNVMNAVCAVEAAKSDCAEVLVCMHGTPSDDYCALHRGTRVRKNHTSRRDAFETVGGDPIGRVDYESEAVSFDGRKGFRERGAVDLDVAPDLESEVELVKFTPGMDPAAFDYLDGKAGVVVEGTGLGHVHTDLVPRIRELVDGGATVAMTSQCLEGRVCDRVYDTGRDLLDAGVVEAGDTLPGTAKVKLMWALANVGNPAEAMGRGLAGELTEESKPWV, encoded by the coding sequence ATGACACCGAGCCCGGGAGACCGCGTCCGCGTCACCCACGCGGACGTGACCGACGAGGGCGTGCTCATGCCCTCCTCGGACGCGGACCACCTGGTCGTGAAGCTCGAGGGGGGCTACAACGTCGGCATCGCCCGCGCGGACGCCGACGTCGACGTCCTCGAACGTGACGCCCACGAGGTCGGCGGGGACGGGGACGACGGGGCCGCCTCCGAGGTCGAGTTCGACGACGACCTGCCGACCGTCTCGCTCATCTCCACCGGCGGCACCATCGCCTCGACGGTCGACTACCGCACCGGCGCCGTGACGGCGCAGTTCGACGCCGAGGACGTGCTCAGAGCGGTCCCGGACCTCGCGGGGCGGGCGAACTACCGCGGACGCGTCGTCGCGAACATCCTCTCGGAGAACATGGACCCGGAGGTGTGGCAGGAGCTCGCACGCGCGGTCCACGAGGAGATCGAGGCCGGCGCGGACGGCGTCGTCGTGATGCACGGCACCGACACGATGCAGTACTCGGCATCGGCGCTGTCGTTCATGCTCGACACCCCGGTCCCGGTCGTGTTCACGGGGAGCCAGCGGTCGGCGGACCGGCCCTCCTCGGACAACGTGATGAACGCGGTCTGTGCGGTCGAGGCGGCGAAGTCCGACTGCGCGGAGGTGCTGGTCTGCATGCACGGGACGCCCTCGGACGACTACTGCGCGCTCCACCGCGGCACGCGCGTCCGGAAGAACCACACCTCACGGCGCGACGCGTTCGAGACGGTCGGGGGCGACCCCATCGGCAGGGTCGACTACGAGTCGGAGGCGGTCTCCTTCGACGGGCGGAAGGGGTTCCGCGAGCGCGGCGCCGTCGACCTCGACGTCGCGCCCGACCTCGAATCGGAGGTGGAACTCGTGAAGTTCACGCCCGGCATGGACCCGGCGGCGTTCGACTACCTCGACGGGAAGGCCGGCGTCGTCGTCGAGGGGACGGGGCTCGGTCACGTCCACACGGACCTCGTTCCCCGGATCCGGGAGCTCGTCGACGGGGGCGCGACCGTCGCCATGACGAGCCAGTGTCTCGAGGGCCGCGTGTGCGACCGCGTGTACGACACCGGCCGCGACCTGCTCGACGCGGGCGTCGTCGAGGCCGGCGACACCCTCCCCGGGACGGCGAAGGTGAAGCTGATGTGGGCGCTCGCGAACGTCGGGAACCCGGCGGAGGCGATGGGGCGCGGCCTCGCGGGCGAACTCACCGAGGAGTCGAAGCCGTGGGTCTGA
- a CDS encoding GNAT family N-acetyltransferase, whose protein sequence is MGLSGSTSDPAFTVRQARAADEDAVVAFTGDTWGDRHGDYIPDVFARWVETDGPDQRTFVVDVDDGADVAGVIQGVMLTDTEAWAQGMRVNPAYRGRGLSPGLSYALMDWARGRGAAVCRNMVFSWNVAGLGQSRAVGFEPATEFRWARPDPDADAAPDLDVSADPAAAWAWWTASDARSHLRGLAMDAEESWACSELRREQLREAADDDRLFVVNDGGTRGFSYRAYDDEREADDGGTRTWGVYGVGAWETSEAARAVLRAVARDAGRQGYDDVRVLIPEGVRPVSDVAAAREGVSEEPDFVMSADLTDPDVA, encoded by the coding sequence GTGGGTCTGAGCGGGTCGACGTCGGACCCGGCGTTCACGGTCAGGCAGGCCCGCGCCGCCGACGAGGACGCGGTCGTCGCGTTCACCGGCGACACGTGGGGCGACCGGCACGGCGATTACATCCCGGACGTGTTCGCCCGCTGGGTCGAGACCGACGGGCCCGACCAGCGGACCTTCGTCGTCGACGTGGACGACGGCGCGGACGTGGCCGGGGTCATCCAGGGCGTCATGCTCACCGACACGGAGGCGTGGGCCCAGGGGATGCGCGTGAACCCGGCGTACCGCGGCAGGGGGCTCTCGCCGGGGCTCTCGTACGCCCTGATGGACTGGGCTCGGGGGAGGGGCGCCGCAGTCTGCCGGAACATGGTGTTCTCCTGGAACGTCGCCGGCCTCGGCCAGTCGCGGGCGGTCGGCTTCGAACCGGCCACGGAGTTCCGCTGGGCGCGGCCCGACCCCGACGCGGACGCGGCGCCCGACCTCGACGTGTCGGCCGACCCGGCCGCCGCGTGGGCGTGGTGGACCGCGAGCGACGCCCGGTCCCACCTCCGCGGGTTGGCGATGGACGCCGAGGAGTCGTGGGCCTGCTCCGAACTCCGCCGCGAGCAACTCCGCGAGGCCGCCGACGACGACCGCCTGTTCGTCGTGAACGACGGCGGGACGCGGGGGTTCAGCTACCGCGCGTACGACGACGAGCGCGAGGCGGACGACGGCGGCACCCGGACCTGGGGGGTATACGGCGTCGGCGCCTGGGAGACCTCCGAGGCGGCGCGGGCGGTCCTCCGCGCGGTCGCGCGGGACGCCGGCCGGCAGGGGTACGACGACGTCCGCGTCCTGATCCCCGAGGGCGTCCGCCCGGTGAGCGACGTGGCCGCGGCGAGGGAGGGCGTCTCCGAGGAACCGGACTTCGTGATGAGCGCCGACCTGACCGACCCCGACGTCGCCTGA
- a CDS encoding adenylate kinase, whose protein sequence is MGDHRILLLGPPGAGKGTQSKNLAEAYGLDHITTGDALRANKEMETEYGTPGEYMDAGELVPDPVVNEIVVTALEDADGFVLDGYPRNVEQAEYLSEQTALDTVVFLDVPEEELVERLTGRRVCSECGATYHVKFDPPEEEGACDECGGELVQREDDTEETVRERLRVYRENTEPVVEHYREEGTLVEVDGEGTPDEVFERLRDVVEG, encoded by the coding sequence ATGGGCGACCACCGAATCCTGCTGCTCGGTCCGCCGGGCGCCGGCAAGGGGACACAGAGCAAGAACCTCGCCGAGGCGTACGGCCTCGACCACATCACGACCGGCGACGCGCTCCGGGCGAACAAGGAGATGGAGACGGAGTACGGGACCCCCGGCGAGTACATGGACGCCGGCGAACTCGTCCCGGACCCGGTGGTCAACGAGATCGTCGTCACGGCCCTCGAGGACGCCGACGGCTTCGTGCTCGACGGCTACCCCCGGAACGTCGAACAGGCGGAGTACCTCTCCGAACAGACCGCCCTCGACACCGTCGTCTTCCTCGACGTGCCCGAGGAGGAACTGGTCGAGCGGCTCACCGGCCGCCGGGTGTGTTCCGAGTGCGGCGCGACCTACCACGTCAAGTTCGACCCGCCCGAGGAGGAGGGAGCCTGTGACGAGTGCGGCGGCGAACTCGTCCAGCGCGAGGACGACACCGAGGAGACCGTCCGCGAACGGCTGCGCGTCTACCGGGAGAACACCGAACCCGTCGTCGAGCACTACCGCGAGGAGGGCACGCTCGTCGAGGTGGACGGCGAGGGAACTCCGGACGAGGTGTTCGAACGGCTGCGCGACGTCGTCGAAGGGTGA
- a CDS encoding DUF106 domain-containing protein, whose translation MARIEARVRELTKDPEMREAIELVLERAEGGEIQWVDVREELSSGQWGRLIERGILEDGEAGFALADRDAIEDGLETGEDELPDAPDAEGASWSKWDKGAGAVTVLFFVGYSYGPVRDVIGGGMDVLLGPLQEALPLYAVIMVIATLTGLYSTLLRANLMDMERMSAYQDRMKDIQSRMKEARERGDDDAMDRIQDEQMDAMGDQLGMFKEQFRPMVWIMVFTIPFFLWLYWKIGFRGASGDPNAEFADVVLPIAGQVAWTDGIFIMPTWIIWYFLCSMAFTQIIQKGLNIQMSPT comes from the coding sequence ATGGCACGTATCGAAGCGCGCGTCCGGGAGCTCACGAAGGATCCCGAGATGCGCGAGGCCATCGAACTCGTCCTCGAGCGCGCGGAGGGCGGCGAGATCCAGTGGGTCGACGTGCGCGAGGAGCTCTCGAGCGGCCAGTGGGGCCGGCTCATCGAGCGGGGGATCCTCGAGGACGGGGAGGCCGGGTTCGCCCTGGCCGACCGCGACGCCATCGAGGACGGGCTCGAGACGGGCGAGGACGAACTCCCGGACGCGCCCGACGCCGAGGGAGCCTCGTGGAGCAAGTGGGACAAGGGGGCGGGCGCGGTCACCGTGCTGTTCTTCGTCGGCTACTCGTACGGTCCGGTCCGCGACGTCATCGGCGGCGGGATGGACGTCCTGCTCGGCCCGCTCCAGGAGGCGCTCCCGCTGTACGCCGTCATCATGGTCATCGCGACGCTGACCGGGCTCTACTCGACGCTCCTGCGTGCGAACCTCATGGACATGGAGCGGATGTCCGCCTACCAGGACCGGATGAAGGACATCCAGAGCCGCATGAAGGAGGCCCGCGAGCGCGGCGACGACGACGCGATGGACCGCATCCAGGACGAACAGATGGACGCGATGGGCGACCAGCTCGGCATGTTCAAAGAGCAGTTCCGCCCGATGGTGTGGATCATGGTGTTCACCATCCCCTTCTTCCTCTGGCTCTACTGGAAGATCGGCTTCCGCGGCGCCAGCGGCGACCCGAACGCGGAGTTCGCGGACGTGGTGCTCCCGATCGCGGGACAGGTCGCCTGGACGGACGGCATCTTCATCATGCCGACGTGGATCATCTGGTACTTCCTCTGCTCGATGGCGTTCACCCAGATCATCCAGAAGGGGCTCAACATCCAGATGAGTCCCACCTGA